Within the Mycobacterium gordonae genome, the region GATGGTGCTGCTGCGCAGCTCACTGGTGGGGTACGGCCACTACGCATTGCACCGTGCCCAGCGGGGGTGGAACCGGGTGTTTTCCAACACCTTCGACTTGAACTACATCGCCTTGGCATTGGTGGTCGCCGACGGACACACCTTGCTGCATCACCCGTACACCCAGAGCGACGTGGACATCAAGAAGAACGTGTTCACGATGATGATGCGATTGCCACGGTTGTACCGGGTTCCGGTGCACACCCTGCACAAGTTCGGCCATCTGGTCACCGGCATGGCGATTCGCCTCGCCGACGTATGGAACATGACACGCAAGGTCGGTGTCCAGGAAGGCTACGGAAGCTGGCGCAACGCCTTGCCGCACTTCCTCGGGTCGGCCGGTGTGCGCCTATTGTTGGTGACCGAGATGGTCGTATTCCTGGTGGCAGGGGATTTCTGGGCCTGGGCTCTGCAGTTCGTCGTGACGCTGTGGGTCAGTACCTTCTTGGTGGTGGCCAGCCACGAGTTCGAGGACGAGGACTCCGACGACGCAGCGGGGCCGGATTGGGGTGTCGACCAGGTCGAGCACGCCAACGATCTGACGGTGATCGGGAACCGCTATGTCGACTGTTTCCTGTCGGCCGGCCTGAGTTCGCACCGCGTCCATCACGTACTTCCGTTCCAGCGCAGCGGATTCGCCAATATTGTCACTGAAGATGTGCTGCGCGAAGAAGCGGCCAGGTCCGGGGTCGAGTGGTTACCGGCCAAGAGTTTTCTCACCGACCGGTTGCCCAAACTCTGCCGCACGTACTTGCTGTCGCCATCACGTGTCGCCCGGGAGAACCACTGGGGTGTGCTTCGCGAGCACCTCTCGCCGGCGGTCTGGAAGGAGAGCGCCCGCTACGTTGCCGGCGGTTTCGTCGGAATCGGGTCGGTGTGAGCACCGCAGCCGAGCGCGGCGTCCTGCCGCCGTCCGAGCCGTCCGTGATCGGGCTGGGCCAACTGCCGCCCGCTCCACCGACCACGGTGGCGGTGATCGAGGGCCTGGCGACCGGTGGGCCGCGGCGAGAGGTCGAGCAGACCGCCGCCGCCGCGCATGTCGCTGAATTGTTCGTCGATCCCCCACAGCGCGAACGGATCCCGCGGCTGTATGACAAGACGCGGATCGACACCCGCCGGATGGCGGTCGACCCGCTCAGTGCCGAGTTCGACGCGTTCCGGCGCACCCCCGGGACCATCCGGGACCGGATGAATCTGTTCTTTCAGCACGCGGTGCCACTGGCGGTCGACACAGCGCGGCGTGCTCTGGCCGGCCTCCCGTACGGAGCGGACGAGATCGGGCTGCTGATATTCGTCACCAGCACCGGATTCATCGCCCCGGGTGTGGATGTCGCGGTCGTCAAGGAGCTCGGGTTGTCCCGGTCGGTGTCGCGGGTCGTGATCAACTTCATGGGCTGCGCGGCCGCAATGAACGCGGTCGGTACCGCAACGACGTATGTGCGCGCCCACCCGAGCATGAAGGCGTTGGTGGTGTGCATCGAATTGTGTTCGGTGAACGCTGTTTTCGCCGACGACATCAACGACGTCGTCATCCACAGCCTGTTCGGCGACGGATGCGGCGCATTGGTGATTGGTGCGAGCCAGGTTCAGCAACCGCTGCCCGCGGGCAGTGTGGTGATCCGCAGCAGCTTCACCCAGCTGCTCGACGATGCCGAAGACGGCATTGTGCTCGGTGTCAATCACAACGGCATCACCTGTGAGCTGTCGGAGAATCTGCCCGACTACATCTATCGCGGAGTCGAACCGGTGATCGCGGAGGTGTTGCGGGACAACGGATTAGCGAAATCCGACATCGATCTGTGGGCAGTTCACCCGGGCGGCCCGAAGATCATTGAGCAGTCCGTACGATCACTGGGGATTTCCGCCGACCGCGCGGCGTACAGCTGGGATGTGCTGGCCCGGTTCGGCAACATGCTGAGCGTATCGCTGATCTTCGTGCTGGAACTGATGGTGCGCCAAGCGCAGTCGGCCAAACCGATCTCAACGGGCATCGCCTTCGCGTTCGCGCCGGGGGTTACCGTCGAGGGCGTCCTCTTCGACATCATTCGGCGGTGACGGACATGACTCGTACCCTGTACCGCTCGTTGATGAGTGACAATCTGCGTTGGGACGCGTTGACACTGCGTGATGGTGACATCATCATCTCGACGCCGTCGAAATGCGGGATGACCTGGACCCAGCGCCTGGTGTCCCTGCTTGTGTTCGACGGGCCGGAGCTGCCGGGGCCGCTGTCGACGGTCTCACCCTGGTTCGACCAGACCATCCGGCCGCTCGACGAGGTGGTCGCCGTCCTCGAGGCGCAGACCCACCGTCGGTTCATGAAGACCCACACGCCGCTGGACGGCCTGGTGCTCGACGACCGCGTGACCTACATCTGCGTGGGACGCGATCCGCGTGACGCGGCGGTGTCGATGTTGTTTCAGACCGCCAACATGGACCGGGACCGGATGCGGGTACTCCACGACGCCGCGGTACCGGTCCAGCATCGGCACGGGCCACCCGGGCCCTCACCCGTCGACGAGCCCGCCGATCGCGGCCCTATCGGGGAGTTTCGGGATTGGATGGAGGGTCCGGCACATCCGCCCCCGCGGGTCGGGTTCGCTGCACCCAGGGGAATCGGCACGCTCGCGAACATTCTCGATCAATTCGCCAAGACCTGGGAGCGCCGGCACCTACCCAATGTCGCGTTGTTCCATTACGCCGATCTGCAGCGGGACCTGGTCGGTGAGCTGATCCGGCTCGCCGCCGTGCTGGGATTCGATATCAGTCACGAACGGGCGGGTGAATTGGCTCGCTACGCTTCGCTGGATGCGATGCGCTCGCGCGCGGCGGAAGTGGCACCGAATACCACCGACGGCATCTGGCACAGCAATGAGAGCTTCTTCCGCAACGGGGGATCCGGGGAGTGGCAGCACTATTTCGGTTTTGCCGAGTACCGCCGCTACAACGACCGCATCAACCAGTTGGCGCCCCCGGATCTGCTTGCCTGGGCGCATGAGGGTCGCCAGGGATGTGACCCCGACCGCTGATCCGGCGCCGGTCTGAGCCCGTCGAATGCCAAATCTGGAATGCGTCCAGTGTCATTTCCGACGTTTTGTAAATGTATTTGTCACCGGGGC harbors:
- a CDS encoding fatty acid desaturase, giving the protein MTNDLPEVQVRGPSPHLGPPPGRPPVLPDVWVYNGRAYDLSEWIAKHPGGAFFIGRTKNRDITAVIASYHRDPAVVERILERRYSLGRAATPRDIHPKHNAPPFLFKDDFNSWRDTPRYRFDNQEDLMHRVKARLAEPALAARIKGMDRLFNVVVAMLAIAYFAVQAMRLVEPTWMPLWAFVIAMVLLRSSLVGYGHYALHRAQRGWNRVFSNTFDLNYIALALVVADGHTLLHHPYTQSDVDIKKNVFTMMMRLPRLYRVPVHTLHKFGHLVTGMAIRLADVWNMTRKVGVQEGYGSWRNALPHFLGSAGVRLLLVTEMVVFLVAGDFWAWALQFVVTLWVSTFLVVASHEFEDEDSDDAAGPDWGVDQVEHANDLTVIGNRYVDCFLSAGLSSHRVHHVLPFQRSGFANIVTEDVLREEAARSGVEWLPAKSFLTDRLPKLCRTYLLSPSRVARENHWGVLREHLSPAVWKESARYVAGGFVGIGSV
- a CDS encoding type III polyketide synthase encodes the protein MSTAAERGVLPPSEPSVIGLGQLPPAPPTTVAVIEGLATGGPRREVEQTAAAAHVAELFVDPPQRERIPRLYDKTRIDTRRMAVDPLSAEFDAFRRTPGTIRDRMNLFFQHAVPLAVDTARRALAGLPYGADEIGLLIFVTSTGFIAPGVDVAVVKELGLSRSVSRVVINFMGCAAAMNAVGTATTYVRAHPSMKALVVCIELCSVNAVFADDINDVVIHSLFGDGCGALVIGASQVQQPLPAGSVVIRSSFTQLLDDAEDGIVLGVNHNGITCELSENLPDYIYRGVEPVIAEVLRDNGLAKSDIDLWAVHPGGPKIIEQSVRSLGISADRAAYSWDVLARFGNMLSVSLIFVLELMVRQAQSAKPISTGIAFAFAPGVTVEGVLFDIIRR
- a CDS encoding sulfotransferase domain-containing protein; amino-acid sequence: MTRTLYRSLMSDNLRWDALTLRDGDIIISTPSKCGMTWTQRLVSLLVFDGPELPGPLSTVSPWFDQTIRPLDEVVAVLEAQTHRRFMKTHTPLDGLVLDDRVTYICVGRDPRDAAVSMLFQTANMDRDRMRVLHDAAVPVQHRHGPPGPSPVDEPADRGPIGEFRDWMEGPAHPPPRVGFAAPRGIGTLANILDQFAKTWERRHLPNVALFHYADLQRDLVGELIRLAAVLGFDISHERAGELARYASLDAMRSRAAEVAPNTTDGIWHSNESFFRNGGSGEWQHYFGFAEYRRYNDRINQLAPPDLLAWAHEGRQGCDPDR